One Priestia megaterium DNA segment encodes these proteins:
- a CDS encoding homogentisate 1,2-dioxygenase, protein MPHYVKMGKVPAKRHTQFRKEDGSLHYEQVMGTKGFSGIQSLIYHINPPTQVREAKKITEIHYEIEEKEALKHRHFHTWETEAGGDFLEARKIFMVNDDVAIGVARPTKQMSYFYRNGEGDEMLYVHEGKGKIESIFGELSFLPGDYLVIPIGTTYRVVLETEQARFLIVESNSAIMPPKRYRNEHGQLLEHSPYCERDLRTPEKLEPKDERGEFEVRVRAQGMLTSYLFDFHPLDAVGWDGYLFPYAFSIHDFEPITGRIHQPPPVHQTFEAHNYVICSFVPRLYDYHPEAVPAPYVHSNVESDEVLYYVDGEFMSRRGIEEGSITLHPSGLPHGPHPGKMEESIGKKETRELAVMIDTFRPLHVVKQAHRYEDSSYMQSWYK, encoded by the coding sequence ATGCCGCATTATGTAAAGATGGGGAAGGTTCCTGCTAAACGCCATACACAATTCCGGAAAGAAGACGGGAGCTTACACTATGAGCAAGTTATGGGAACGAAAGGTTTTTCGGGTATTCAATCACTCATTTATCATATCAATCCCCCAACACAAGTAAGAGAGGCTAAAAAAATCACAGAAATCCATTATGAGATTGAAGAAAAAGAGGCACTTAAGCATCGTCACTTTCACACTTGGGAAACCGAAGCAGGAGGAGATTTCCTTGAAGCAAGAAAAATCTTTATGGTTAATGATGATGTAGCCATTGGAGTTGCCCGGCCAACAAAACAAATGTCATATTTTTATCGTAATGGGGAAGGCGATGAAATGCTGTATGTTCATGAAGGAAAAGGAAAAATAGAGAGTATCTTTGGTGAATTGTCTTTTCTTCCAGGTGATTACCTAGTTATTCCTATTGGTACTACATATAGAGTAGTTCTAGAAACAGAACAGGCACGATTTCTCATTGTGGAATCAAACTCAGCAATCATGCCTCCAAAACGCTATCGCAATGAGCATGGTCAACTTCTAGAGCACTCTCCCTATTGTGAGCGTGATTTAAGAACACCAGAAAAACTAGAGCCAAAAGATGAACGAGGAGAATTCGAGGTTCGTGTGCGAGCTCAAGGTATGTTGACTTCTTATTTATTTGACTTTCATCCATTAGACGCTGTAGGTTGGGATGGGTATTTGTTTCCTTATGCTTTTAGTATTCATGATTTCGAACCAATTACAGGTAGAATTCATCAGCCACCTCCAGTTCACCAAACATTTGAAGCTCATAACTATGTAATTTGTTCATTTGTGCCACGATTATATGATTATCATCCAGAGGCCGTTCCGGCTCCTTATGTGCACAGCAATGTAGAAAGTGATGAAGTACTATACTATGTGGATGGAGAGTTTATGAGTAGGCGTGGAATTGAAGAGGGATCTATTACTCTTCATCCAAGTGGGCTGCCACACGGTCCACATCCAGGGAAAATGGAAGAAAGCATCGGGAAAAAAGAAACGCGAGAACTAGCTGTTATGATTGATACATTCCGACCACTTCATGTCGTTAAGCAAGCGCATCGTTACGAAGATTCTTCTTACATGCAGAGCTGGTATAAATAG
- the hisC gene encoding histidinol-phosphate transaminase, producing the protein MEVLEHKIISRKELEGLDVYKPGKPIEEVKRELGLNRIIKLASNENPLGYSPMAKEAMIKEMEKLMFYPEGTAPVLVKKIAKQLKVKEEQVITGNGSDEILRLLTRSYIRSGDEAIMADVTFPRYETNVIIEGGRAIKVPLVNGVHDLGGMLAAITDKTRMIFVCNPNNPTGTIVGKRELTSFINQVPNHILLVVDEAYFEYVTAEDHLDTVPLIHSHANLIVLRTFSKIYGLAALRIGYGVMHSNFVKELIKVKEPFNTNRMAQVAATTSLADLEFVSKCKKENEKGRLYISAEVEKMGLSYFPSQGNFVMIRLNSSGDNVFQSLLHKGIIVRSGGVLGLPNTIRVSIGTKEENEAFIQALREVIQ; encoded by the coding sequence ATGGAAGTACTTGAACATAAAATCATCTCACGGAAAGAATTAGAAGGTCTTGATGTTTATAAACCAGGTAAGCCTATTGAAGAAGTGAAGCGAGAACTAGGTCTTAATCGCATTATTAAACTTGCTTCGAATGAAAATCCATTAGGTTATTCACCAATGGCAAAAGAGGCCATGATAAAAGAAATGGAAAAGTTAATGTTTTACCCGGAAGGAACGGCGCCTGTTCTGGTAAAAAAAATAGCGAAACAATTAAAAGTTAAGGAAGAGCAAGTTATAACAGGAAATGGGTCGGATGAAATTCTTCGTTTGCTCACACGCAGCTATATCCGTTCTGGGGACGAGGCTATCATGGCAGACGTCACATTCCCTCGTTATGAAACGAATGTCATCATCGAAGGGGGCAGGGCGATTAAAGTACCACTTGTGAACGGGGTGCACGATCTTGGTGGTATGCTCGCTGCTATTACGGACAAAACGCGCATGATTTTTGTGTGTAACCCAAACAACCCTACTGGAACGATTGTTGGAAAGAGGGAACTGACATCATTTATTAATCAAGTTCCTAATCATATACTGCTTGTTGTTGATGAAGCTTATTTTGAATATGTGACAGCAGAAGACCACTTGGATACGGTGCCACTTATTCACTCTCATGCAAACTTGATTGTCTTACGTACTTTTTCAAAAATTTATGGATTGGCTGCTCTACGTATTGGTTATGGAGTAATGCATTCAAATTTTGTAAAGGAACTTATTAAGGTAAAGGAACCCTTTAACACTAATCGTATGGCACAAGTTGCAGCCACTACCTCTTTGGCAGATTTAGAGTTTGTTAGCAAGTGTAAAAAAGAGAATGAGAAAGGAAGGTTATATATTTCAGCAGAGGTCGAAAAAATGGGTCTCAGCTATTTTCCTTCCCAAGGTAATTTTGTAATGATAAGGCTAAATTCATCTGGTGATAATGTGTTTCAATCGTTACTGCATAAAGGAATTATCGTTCGTTCCGGAGGGGTATTGGGACTCCCAAACACAATTCGTGTATCAATCGGAACAAAAGAAGAAAATGAAGCGTTTATCCAAGCACTTCGCGAAGTAATACAATAA
- the fahA gene encoding fumarylacetoacetase, which yields MMKSFIEVDPKSHFPIQNLPYGVFRPLTMGVPRIGVAIGDYVLDLSVLDAEGYFDGTDVGGKGVFEQASLNEFMALGTKAWRDVRGRIQQLLHEDESILRDNYALRNIALIPQKNVKMLLPAQIGDYTDFYASKEHATNVGIMFRGKENALMPNWTHLPVGYHGRASSVVLSGTDVRRPQGQMKPANSNAPLFGPSCQLDLELEMGWFIGPGNERGKNIALKNAEEQIFGLVLVNDWSARDIQSWEYQPLGPFLAKSFATSISPWVVPFEALEPFRVAGPEQEPEPLPYLRTNKPGSFDIHLEVNLKGEGMKNSKTISTSNFRYLYWSMAQQIAHHTVGGCNLRPGDLLASGTISGPEKEMRGSLLELTWRGTEPIEIENGEQRVWLEDGDQLTITGWCQGEGYRIGFGEVTGRVLPALKQSYTLSHI from the coding sequence ATGATGAAGTCATTTATAGAGGTAGATCCTAAATCTCATTTTCCCATTCAAAACCTTCCTTACGGTGTATTTCGCCCCCTTACGATGGGGGTTCCCCGTATTGGAGTTGCGATTGGTGATTATGTATTGGATCTTTCCGTGCTAGACGCTGAGGGATATTTTGATGGTACAGATGTAGGGGGAAAAGGAGTTTTTGAACAAGCTTCTCTTAATGAATTTATGGCTCTTGGAACTAAAGCATGGCGGGATGTAAGAGGACGTATCCAACAATTACTACATGAAGATGAGTCAATTTTACGGGATAACTATGCCCTTCGTAATATTGCATTAATCCCTCAAAAAAATGTCAAAATGCTTTTGCCTGCACAAATTGGGGATTATACAGATTTTTATGCTTCAAAAGAGCATGCAACTAATGTAGGGATTATGTTTAGGGGAAAGGAAAATGCCCTAATGCCGAATTGGACTCACTTGCCAGTTGGGTATCATGGACGAGCTAGTTCAGTAGTTCTTAGTGGGACTGATGTAAGGCGTCCACAAGGACAAATGAAACCAGCGAACTCAAATGCACCTTTATTTGGTCCGAGTTGTCAACTTGATTTGGAATTAGAGATGGGATGGTTTATTGGTCCAGGTAATGAAAGAGGGAAAAACATTGCCTTAAAAAATGCTGAGGAACAAATCTTCGGCCTTGTACTAGTCAATGACTGGAGCGCTCGAGATATCCAATCCTGGGAATATCAACCACTTGGCCCATTCTTAGCTAAGAGCTTTGCTACTTCAATTTCTCCTTGGGTGGTGCCATTTGAAGCTCTCGAGCCTTTTAGAGTAGCTGGACCAGAGCAGGAGCCAGAGCCGTTACCTTATTTACGTACAAATAAACCTGGTTCATTTGATATTCATTTAGAGGTGAATCTTAAGGGGGAAGGAATGAAAAATTCCAAAACCATCTCTACAAGTAACTTTCGTTATCTTTACTGGTCCATGGCTCAACAGATTGCTCACCATACAGTAGGGGGATGTAATTTACGTCCTGGTGATTTGCTTGCTTCAGGAACAATTAGTGGACCTGAAAAAGAGATGAGAGGAAGTTTATTGGAGCTAACATGGCGTGGAACTGAGCCGATAGAAATAGAAAATGGAGAACAAAGGGTTTGGTTAGAAGATGGAGATCAGCTAACGATTACAGGGTGGTGTCAAGGAGAGGGATATAGGATTGGATTTGGGGAAGTGACAGGACGAGTTCTGCCAGCCCTTAAACAATCTTATACTTTATCTCACATTTAA